In Nitrospiria bacterium, the genomic window GACTTTTGGACGGCAATGGGGTGAGGGCCTTGCAAAGAAATTATCCGGCGGGCAGACGGTCGAACGGTCGGCCGAAACAATCGCTCGATTTTTAGCGGATCAGTTTGGGGCTTGGGGTTTTGAACCCCGGGTTGAAGGGGCGGCTGGCCAGCAAGTGAAGATCCAACTGCATAATTGCATCTTCAAAGAGGTTGTGGAGTTCAACCCGGAAATCGTCTGCCCGCTCTTGCACGGGGTGCTGGAAGGATTACTGACCCCGTTCGTCGGGCCGTACAGGTCATCCTTGCAAAACGGCATCGCGCATGGGGAGGAATCCTGTCTTGTCCATGTGCAACTTAAACCCGCCGCCGTTTAACGCCCGCTCTTCATCGCTTCGATCAGGATCTTGGCCACTTCGGGACGTGAGAATTCGGGCGGGGGTGGAATTCCGGCTCGGAGCATCTCACGAACCTTCGTGCCGGAAAGACTGATATGTTCGGTTTTATCATGAGGACAAGTTTTGACCGAAGCCATGCTCCCGCAGGCCTTGCAATAAAAAGTGTTGTCGAAAAAGAGCGGCGTAATGCCCAGTTCTCCGGGGGCAAATTCGTTGAAGATATGGTGGGCGTCAAACGAGCCGTAGAAACTGCCGACGCCGGCATGATCGCGTCCGACGATGAAATGGGTGCAGCCGTAGTTTTTCCGGACGATCGCATGATGAATCGCCTCCCGGGGGCCGGCATATCGCATCGGCGCGGGAAGCACCGAGAGCACGACGCGGTCCTTGGGATAATACTTCTCCAATAATACCTCGTAGCATTTCATTCGAACATCCGCTGGAATGTCGTCGCTCTTCGTCTCGCCGATCAGGGGGTGGAGCAGAAGCCCGTCCACGATCTCCAGCGCACATTTTTGGATATATTCATGGGCCCGGTGAACCGGGTTACGGGTTTGGAAACCGACAACGGTTTTCCAACCGCGGTCTTTGAAAATTTGGCGGGTCTCGAGCGGTGTGAGACGGTAGGGGAGAAACTCGCGGTTATCCGGCAACTGCAGCACGCTGATCTTACCTCCCAACAGCACATCTCCGCGTTTGTAAAGAATATCGACGCCCGGATGCTCGGGGCTGTCGGTTCCGTAGACCGCTTTTGCGGCGACTTTTTTGTCGTGATCGAATTTTTCCTCAAGATGCAAGATCGCCAGGACGGCTTGGCGTTCGTCCGTTAGAGCGATTTCCTGACCTTCGCGGATCGACGCGGCCGTTTTATGATCAACCCGGAAGGTGATCGGAATGCTCCAGGGAAGTCCGCTCGATAAGCGCATCTCGGCGACGACGCGTTCATAATCCTTCCGACCCATGTAGCCTTCGAGCGGACTGTAAGCGCCCACGGCGAGCATTTCCAGGTCGCATAGTTTACGCCGTGTGAGCGGAATTTTTTTCATCTCATTCGCCTTATTGATCAGTCGCTCACGTTCGGCTCCCCGAACAATGCGGTCGATCAAGCGGCCACCGTGCGCCGGGATTTCTTCATGGGGCGTGTTCGTCGTCATTTGATTCTCCGATTTAGAAAACTTTTTCTACCAGAAGACGGTAATGGTGATCGTCCGCTTTCTCTTGGGACAGAATTTTCTGCCCGTCGCCCAGGAGACTCTTCGGAACGTTTCGAATCGGCTCACCCTCGTCCAGAATCACCTCGAGTCGCTGACCGATCTCCAACTCCTCCAGTTTCAGCTTGGTTTTCACATAATTGATCGGGCAGGCGACGCCGCTCAGGTCGAGCAGGACGGCCGGAACCGTTTTCGCCGGCGCTTTCTCGGCAGGTCGCCCGGCCGCCTCCGGTGCTACGGCAGCGGCATGGGTCTTCCCTTGTTTAAGCGTGCGGCCGTGCTTGTCGAAGGCCGAATGACTGGCCTCGACAAACGATTTGGCATAAGCGATCTTTTCTTGTGTAAATTCCACCGTGGGCGACTTCGGTCCAAGATCCTTGACCTGATCGGTCAGGCGGGCAAACGTCCTGGGCAGGATTTCTTTTCCAACCAGTAGCGTTTCGGCTTTGAATAGAATCTCGGAATCAATGGAGGAATCGATTCCTTCCAGGACCAAAAGACCCTTCGCGGCGGCCACAATCGCTCGATAAGCCTTGTTCACTGCATGTCCGGTCTGTCCCTTTTCGACCATGACGCTAGCCAAATGAAGCTCCTGATCGGCCTCGAAAAGGAAGCCCTCCATCATTTCGTAGGCCCCTCCGGCGCATTCGCCCGGGCCTAGATCCTCCGTTGTAAAATCCTTTTCATCCCCCCAATCGACGTAGAAGCTGCGATCCTCTTGGTAGGCCGGAAGGAACGTGAAGGGCATCAGCCTTTCTTTGAGGTTGTCTTTGCCTATACGCCGCACGAACCGTTCGA contains:
- a CDS encoding helix-turn-helix domain-containing protein, giving the protein MQGNLLKTSKALADETRFAIIQYMERKHRAVSIKELAQRFHLHPSAIRQHLSKLSEAQLVSSIAMKTGVSGRPRRVYRKVRPVVGLELLPRDYRLLSEMLLGLLALKGVSPDEIKTFGRQWGEGLAKKLSGGQTVERSAETIARFLADQFGAWGFEPRVEGAAGQQVKIQLHNCIFKEVVEFNPEIVCPLLHGVLEGLLTPFVGPYRSSLQNGIAHGEESCLVHVQLKPAAV
- the sat gene encoding sulfate adenylyltransferase; amino-acid sequence: MTTNTPHEEIPAHGGRLIDRIVRGAERERLINKANEMKKIPLTRRKLCDLEMLAVGAYSPLEGYMGRKDYERVVAEMRLSSGLPWSIPITFRVDHKTAASIREGQEIALTDERQAVLAILHLEEKFDHDKKVAAKAVYGTDSPEHPGVDILYKRGDVLLGGKISVLQLPDNREFLPYRLTPLETRQIFKDRGWKTVVGFQTRNPVHRAHEYIQKCALEIVDGLLLHPLIGETKSDDIPADVRMKCYEVLLEKYYPKDRVVLSVLPAPMRYAGPREAIHHAIVRKNYGCTHFIVGRDHAGVGSFYGSFDAHHIFNEFAPGELGITPLFFDNTFYCKACGSMASVKTCPHDKTEHISLSGTKVREMLRAGIPPPPEFSRPEVAKILIEAMKSGR